AAACATATCCGAGTGCTCAGAAGGGAAACGTTTGTTCTAACGAAGGGGTCTCAGATCAATTGTgcagtgggaaaaaaaggaaaattggTAAAGTGCTGATAAATTTTGGCACGCCCAATCgccttttgaagaaaaaaaaaatgcagccaAGTTCGTCCGTGAAGAGTCGTTCCCCGGGAGAGTTGAAGTGCAGGGTGAGGAAGTCGAGGGGTGGTGAGGGCCGGAGaaagaggaaaggaaaagagttAACAGGGGGGGATGCGTGTGGTGTAATGGTGTCCCAGGTGGAAGTAGCGGCAGAATCGTCGGCCCCGGTGGAAGAAGCGGCAGACGCGGCAGcccaagtggaagaagtggtaGAATCGTTGGCCCAGGTGGAAGAAGTGACAGACGCGGCAGACACGGCAGACACGGCAGGCGCCCCCGCCGCTAAACACACGGAATCCGTCTTCCGCGAACACGAGTGGATGGGCCTGATCCTGCAGATAATAGAGAACGATAATTTCGAGCTAGCCCAAAAGTTGATGCTCTTGATTTttgagaaggaggaggagttaTACAAACAGTTCGCAGACGTGGAGAGGAGTGACGCGAGCACGTGTGACGATTTTTCCCCACTCGGCGGAGCAGATGAGCTGAGCCGAGCAGATGAGCCGAACCGAGAAGATGAGCCGAACCGGGTAGATGAACCGAACCGGGTAGATGAGCTGAGCCGAGCAGATGAGCTGAGCCGAGCAGATGAACCGAACCGGGCAGACGAGCCGAAGAACAGTTCTGTGTGTAGTACAGGTGGTGCACcgaagcagaaaaaggatAAGGAAGTGTCTCATTACATGGAGCAAATTGTGCACAGCTGCCCATCAGACTGGCCCCTACTAGACATAGCCATACTGATAATCGTCTCCCAAATAGtatgcttcatttttaccCATAACAAATGGAAGCACTTTTTTCAGACCTGTTCTCTCTTTGAAAAATTCTgcattcccattttgttgaaCTCTTCTATAATTAATGCAGAGAAGAATGGAACTCCAATCTTGATGTTTGAGcacgattttttttgcaaaatattgaCCACGAGGAATGGAGGAGAGTTATCCTCCACAGCGAATGGAGAGCTATCCGCCACTGCGAATGGAGAGTTATCCGCCACTGCGAATGGAGAGCTTTCCTCCACTGAGGTGAAATCCCGCTGTGAATACTTAAAGAATGACCACGTGGGGAAAGAAATGACAATTTTGGATGTGATTTTCTTGGCCTTGGCTTCCTACATCACCGTCAGCCAAAACTTAGATGAGTATGTCGAAAGGAACAACGTTGCATATTATTTGGACTTGTTTCGTAAGAGAGCCCGTAAAGGGGGGGTCGAGGAGGAGAGgcggagaaggagaaagaggAAGGTGTCTCGTGTGAGCAGTGAAATGAGGGGGGGCCTCCAAACCAGGGAAGGTCATCACCAAAGCAAGCTTAGCAGCGGCGAAACTAGGGCAGGTAGCCAAAGGAGGCCTAGTAGACATTCCAAGTACACAGCAAAAAAGCAGCGATTTTCCGAACCCCTGCACCAGAATAAGCGAAGTGAGGAGCAATACCTCTGTGAGAGAACGAAGAGGAGAAGAATGACGTATGAGAAGAATGTGAAGCGGAGGCTGAGCATTCTGAGGACAGCCAAATGTATCCCTGCATTGGGTAAACACTCGATGCGTAGAAGGAGTGCCTATCCTGACGCGTGGCATGGGAAGGAAATACCCAAAGGAGACAGTGAAAACAGGCAGGAGGATaataaaatgagcaaattcttcctctttagaaataaaaaaatagaaaccATTGTGCAATACCATACTAGGAGCCACttagaaaaaatgttgtgCCATATTGTTATCGAAATTTTCAACTTGGTATATGCCTTTGGGGAATACTCCGTGGAGAATGTGCTTATCATTAGGAAGTTTTTCCGCGTGTTTTTAAACTTCGCGCAGAAGAGATTCATCGGCTTGTCTGTGAGTATGCACGCTCGGGGAGGTGGAAGTGGAAGTGGAAGTGGAAGCGGAAGTGGAAGCGGAAGTGGAAGCGGCAGGGGTAGCGTTAGCGGCGAGGTCTGGGGCGACTTGGGCAGCGAACTACACGCTAGCGTTAACGCTACCACTACCGCGAACTGTGCGGCGAACTATACGGCGAACTCTACCGCTAACTCTGCCGCGAACTCTGCCGCGAACTATACCGCTACCCCTACCGCCACCTGCGCCGCTACCTCCGTGGTGCCCCCGCCCCAGAGGATATACGACAACTACTACAACGTGTGGATTTGGGTGGAAAggattttttcccaaaactTTTACGAGCTGAACAACCTGCTGTATAACGTAGGCCTGGAGAAAAGCAGCCTCGTGGGAGAGGTCAATCTAAGTGCCAACTATGCAAAGATAGAAACGATTAGTAAAAACGTGAAGAGATTTTCCACATTGCAGAGGAGGAACTGTTCCGTGTTGAGGAGGTACTGGGCGACCTTCGGGTCCAAGGAGGGAATTGcagcaaatggggaaagagACGTAGTTGGACTAGTTGGAGTAGTTAGCGATGGTGATGGTGATGGCGGAAGGGGCAGAACGCTACCACGGTCATCTCTGGAGACATCCATGGAGGAGGCACCCACCGGTTTGATGTCCCACGAGTGGATCCCGAACGGAGAGCTAGACAAGGAAAACTTGCGAAAACATAGAATCCTGTGCAAGCTCGAAAAAAGAGACCACTCGAAGGATAGACTAACCCTCCACTTCTTAAATGCAGTCGAGTGTATCTATCATGTGTACCACTCAATGGAAGaaattccttcttttcttcaattaaaaaaaaaaaaatatttttcaaactaCATGGGTAgtagcgaaatggaaaatggCAAAGGATCAATGGGGATACCTTTTTTGAATGGATctacaaatgaaaaatgcgaTTTGGAGAGAAGCTATTCGAGTCCAAGCCAAGTGATGGTACTTCTGAATCAGTACATGGATGGTAGTAATAAGTACGAGAGGGGAGTGAATGCCCATTTGGGAACGAGGACTAGTGTAGAGGTGGAGGATAAGAACGATCACTGGATTAAACAGCTAAAAAGGaggttaaaaatatatgacataCAATGGCATGAAGAATATGAAAAGCAGTATGTaaatttggctagctccatgaaaaagttaaaaaaaaaattcacagaaaaaaagctGTTTTGTAAGATCATGGAGAGTAATGTAAATTCCATTTGGCTAGACAAAAATCAGGTGTATCTTCAATACATCCAAATAACCATcaattgtaaatttattttgggTTGTTCCTATGATGAGATTTTTGAGTTCATAAAAGGGAACTATGGCTTTGTGTTTAACATGGTGGAGGAGAGACGGAGGGGCCTCGCAGGGTGTAGGAGTTCCTCATCTGAGGGGaatggaaggagaaaatttcaaGACGATAATTTTCTACTCATGGCATGGGAAATCGcgaatttttacttttgcattttgtATTACAAATTTGAGTTGAAAGAAATTTTGCAAGAGTTGCTAAAGTGGATTTCTATTTTTAGTGAACTGGAGGAGGGAGATGATAGGGATGGCGACATggatatgcatatgcatatgggTAGGGAGAGTCGCGTCGGTTCCTTGGTGACCTACCGGCAACGGTGCGTATCGTACGCCGCGCACATTTTGATCTTCCTGAATGAGTACACCTGCGCACAGAGGGTGCTTAAGCAGTTCTCGCGGGAGTTCCTGCGAAATGTGCGGCAGGGTCAGCGGGGAAATGGCAACCCCCTAGGCAGCGCTCCGTTAGGCAGAGATCCGATAGGCAGCAATCCGTTAGGCAACGACCCGTTAGGCAGCGATCCGTTAGTTTGCACCCCCTTAGGAGACAACCCGCTGGAACCCCGCTGCCCCAAGCAAAGCAGACCAGCCATCGTTCCCACATGCGAAAGAACAGCTCTGCAGGTGCACACCATGAATAAGTGCTACCTGTACGACAAATGGATCAATTTCATGATTAGGAAGTACAACCGTTTGATTCCGTTTCTcctgaaaaagaaaaatatcgtGAAgctaattctttttaataataaaaatgtaaaaatcctgctgaagaagaagaaagaaaaagtgatcacaaaaaaagtgatgaGTAAAATGCAGCAACTGCAGAAGGTTGTTTTGTCTCTCTATTGTCTCTGCGTTAAGCTGTACAAGGGTTATTACGACCACGcgtccattttgcatttcaaAACTGCGCAGCAGTTGTTGGCTGCTTCGAAGTACTTGGGCATTCATATTAAAGAGAGGGAGTCCGTAACGAGTTATTTCCCATCGGAGGGTGCTCATGGAGCTGAGgtgaaaatgggaaggaCGCTTCTCAACGAGTTGCCCTACCATATGGCTTCAAACAACTTTTTAAGAGCGGATGGTGAAGGGAATTTATTTTCGGGGTGCTCTTTTGGCGATGCAATGGGTGCATCCCCTGCGGGAGGTCGCGCAGCCTCCGAGTGGGCTTCCCCTGGGTTGTACTTGCGTGCGGACAGCACTAGTCCCCACGCTAGTCCTCACCTGGGGAGGAAAACCGACTGCGATGAAGACGTGCAAAAGGAGGGCAgccaaaaggaggagagcCAAAAGGAGGGCAGCCAAAACAACGATGACATGTTCTACCTTCACGCGCTTGTTCTGAGCATACAGATACAGTACACTCTCTCGGTGTGCATCATAATCTGTGCAGATTTGTTCATCTCCCCGGCGAAGTTAAATCGACTCGCGGGTGGAAGGCGAGCCAATAAAGACCCTCCTGTAGTGAGTAAGTCGACGCATCCCCCCTTCGTGCGATCATTATTTAACTGCAAAATTTTGCGCAAGCATTATAGAGTTATAAATGGGCACGATTTTGTCAAGGGGAAAGACAGCAATTattcaaaaaggaggaggaggatgaagaagaagaagaagaaaaagagggaaaaaaaagaacctgTGAGTTGTGGTGGTATGGGGCTGTCTggacatatgcacatgtactACGTTAACTATGTTGGTGGTGGGGCCAGCAAGGGAAGCCACAGCGAAGGCTTCTTCTCATCGGGGGTGGAGTTACAAACGGATAAGAAGGTTACCTATGGTGTTCAGGACGTAGGTAGGTTGTGTGACCATGGAGAGGAGTCACACGTAGGAGACAGCTCCAAAGATTCTCCCACCGACTGTTGCGGGGACAACCAGTGGAGCAATCAGCCGGACCGGGACTGCCTCTCTGACGTCGTAATGGATAAAACGCATGACTTCCTGGAGGGGGAATGGGCGTCTCCACCGAGCGGCTGGCCCGGTGGCCACCTGATCGGCTGGCCCAGTGACCGCCTGAGTGGCTATCCCAATGGCTACCCAAGTGGCTACCTCAACGGTTACCTTAGTGAGTGCCTGCCCGGCCGCTACGAAAATTTCAAGAGgtcaattttgaaaaaaagggggagcaaCATGAGCGTCCGTGATGGAAAGTTAAAGCAGAACGGGGATGACTGCGCAGTGCGGACGTGCGGTCCAGACCCGGTGGACACAAGAAACGCTTATCACATCCTAGTGCAAATTTCGACGTGGCTAAGTAAGAACTCCGCTGCGCAGCTCGCGTGGATTGGTCAGGTAAGGAGAGCACCTCGTTGGTACGCGCGTGTGTATGCCTGCGTTTAGTGGCACGTTCGTATAGCGACACGTCCGTTTTGCGGCACATCCGTTTAGCAGCACGTCCGTTTAGCGGCACGTCCATTTGttcacttctcccccttcgcagAAGCTTTTTAAGATGTGCCTGCCGGAACTGCTGTGCATCGTCCTGGCCCTCCAAGCCAACATGTTCATGGGAAAGAACATTTTGACGGTAAGAGAGAGGGGCGTGATCTCCGTGGGTATGCAGACGCGTGGGGGCGGCTCCTTATCCCGTTTCTCCCGTTGGGCCGCGTTCCTGCGTGTCCAGGCTTGGTTTGATTTGCCCATCTGTGTCCATCTCTGCCCATCTGTGTCCATCTCTACCCATCTGTGTCCATCTCTACCCATCTCTTGCCATCTCTGCCCGTacctcccctcccccagAACATAAAACGAATCGACCGCATACTGAAGCTCTGCGCGGAGAGCCCGCAGCTGGTTTACTTCGCCGCGGAGTCATTAAAAAACCACAGAAGTAAGACAAATAGGAAGACATACAAAAATTACTTTAGCATAGGAAAAAGGTACAAGGAAATTTTtgtgaagagaaaaagggacGTCATCGACTCGAAGGAGGAGCTCTTCCAACTGTGTCGTCATTTTTTACCACGCGATGGGGTGGACAAGGGGGGCAACCACGACGGTACTGCTTGATCGTTTGATCATAACAGCTTTAGCAGGGTGGGGGTAAATCGGTATGCTATCTGCATGGCCGTCAACATGTGGTCTACAGCCCGACACCCATCTCATGTGACGTTTTTTCGTCTCTCCTCTACCGTTTTTTCGCCTCTCCTccaccgtttttttttttgtaccgcTTCACTTTTCAATACGTGTACCCATTTGCAAATAAACTACCGTTcgaattaacttttttttaaaatcccttttttaagatgGCGAAAGTAACTCTTCTGCCATGCTGAGTCTGAAGAGGTGGCTCCAAGGGGGAGCTGTGAAATGGTTGCACGAAAGCGGGGAGCCGTCGGGGGACAACAGGAAAGAAGAGGTAACATGGGGCAAATTTCACCTGTCACACGAGTCGGTTGGGCGAAGGGCGAAATGAGGGCTACGCCAGGAagagaggaaggaaaagcaaggacaaaaaaattgggcacaaaaaagtgagaaaataATACGCACCTGTGTCTGTCATGCGTAACGGGGTGCTTCTATGAGGGTCTGCCCGAATGAGCTGCCTGCCCACCTAACTGCTGCTCAAAACCACGTCGAAGAGGTAGTTTTTGATTAGCCCCAATTCGTCGTCCATCTTGTTCAAGCTGCTATCCACAAGAATCGGGAAGAGCTTCTGCGAAAGGGCGTGGCACATCCTCCTGTTCGCAAAGTGGATGCCAGCGTGCATCAAATGAAACGAAGTGCATTCACTTTCCCTGCTGGTGGGTTCATTAAACAAAGGAATCACTTTCGAAAGGTACTCATTCTTTTTGGCAAAgtctttctcattttttattttctttaatagGTCATCTTCTAATATGTCATCTGTGCTGTACTCGCTGTCCAGGGATGCTTGCTCCTTGTTGTCATAACTGGGGTGAGCACTCAACCGGTTGGCTCCACTCAAATTGGTGCTGCCTAAGAGGCATTTTAACGAAGGAAGCTTTACGCTTGGTGGGTTCTTCTCCCCACATGATGGAAGCGCGTTTGTTCTGTTCCGCTTGAAGTACGGAGAGAGAAGATGCACAAAATACAACtcgagtaaaaaaaaagaactagAAAATATCTGCacctccaaattttttaatacaaaataaatgaacgcTTCACAGTGTTTCATTCCACCTTGTTTGAATATGTTGTAGAGGACCGTTTCGAATATATGTCCGCTATCAAGctggtcattttttaagtcgTTGAAAATTTCTTTCCTCACTTTTAGGAGTttccttttggaaaaataggAATCTAATTGTTGATAAAATTTGctcctttcttcatttgaaaTATGAATTTGAATGTCCCTATTGAATGGATCTTTCGTTGGTTCGTCTTTGTGAGGGGAAAGCATCCTCTTCTCAGATTGGTCCTTTCGTTTcgcttcatcattttttccctcttcctcctccccctcctcctcctcagtGAAGAAGATCCCTTTTATGTCGCGCAGGAAACCCTGCCTacgttgaattttttttataatcctcTCGCACTGACGGTTGGTTAACTTCTTGTGTTTGTAAAAGTCAAAATCTTCGCTATGAAAATGGTgataaaattcatttttgctgttcctttttggtattttttttttacttttttttccctcttcatCGTCTTCTACCCTCACATCATCTACCTCCTCTCCGATGACACTGTCACGTAAGAACACAATTTTGTCTACTCCCTTATCGTAATAACACTCCTTCTTCCTTGAACCCACTTTGGATTCTTTCCTTCTCTCTATGGAATGCACATTAAAgtgatttaaaaattcttcacaaaaatagatcccattttttattagctTGTTGAACCCATCAGGTAGCTCGTTCACAATGAAATTTTCATCTTCGTACAGTTTAGTACTTCTTCGAATGCATCTATACAGATGTTGTCGTTCTTTGGCTAGTTGATTCTTTCGATCCCTCTCATGGGGGTCACTATGCACAGGGGATTCTTTACAAGTTTTATCCATCTCGATATTTACGCTACTTTGTTGGCCCACAACACATGTGACTTCCTTCCCTGGAGGAACCTCCTTGTCGGTACTTTTCACATTGTCATCATCTGCTTTCCCCTCACTGAACTTAACCTTACTGCGGAAAAGGTCAAAGaagctttcctttttggtctCCACAATCTCTTCGTTACCTTTGGTTGTATCCATTCTATTCATAGTGACCCTCTCCTTGACTTTGAATATATTAAACACATTGGAGGTGACATGTTCGTGCACCTCTATCACATCCTGTTTCAAATCTGGAAGGACAGTCACTTCTTTCATCCCGCATTCATTCGTGTCTCCCTCCTGCACAGCGTTGGTAGAAAAATCCGTATTGTCCACTAACTTATACTTATCTAAATACTCTACTGCAATTTTGTGATTATCTtggagagcaaaaaaaacgcagggattcttcaaaaatgggaCATTCCCTATTTTACTCTTTCTGTAAATTTTGTCTTCATATTTGGAATACATAAacaaggagagaaaaaacgtTTCCGAGTCTCTcgtgtttattttgtatcCTTCCATTATGCTCAAGAATTTTAATCCACTAGAGTTGTCACACTCTGTCATGTTTGGATCTACCCTCATCGGCTGAGCATCACTTCCTTCCCAAGTCatgttttcatttcttgTATAAACAACCGCCTCACACGACTCGGAGGAAATAGCTACAACCGTCTGCCACTCGCTTATGTAAATacatttgataaaatttgtttcaaaattttggaaatcAAAATCATTAGTGGAATATGTGACTCTCTTTATTTCGTCCTGTTCTATCTGCAAGTCATACATAATGGTGGTTAGTTCCTCCTCGTATTTGTACAAAACCATGAGAAAGAGTGTCCTCATGTTTTTTTGAGCttctaaaatttttgcacacattaTACTGCATTTTTCATAGCTAATACTAATTTCTTCACTTATTTTACTCAAGTCGTATGTGTTACTTTTTTGTCGGTCTTTCAAAATGAACACTTCTTTATTTGAGTACGTGAAAAGGAACACTCCGTTTTTCTCATCAATGTTGTTCACTTGGTCTGTCCACTCTTGGCACTCGTACAGCTGCTTGTTCCTCATGAGGTGCACTCGTTCGTCCGCGCTCAGAACTAGGAACAGGTGGTCATCTTAGAGGGAGTGGGAGGGGCAAAGAAGTGTGGAGCGGAGCATACTCAAACGTTGGATGTAAGCACAGGGGGGTATAACCAAACGTTAGATGTAAGCGCAGGGGGGTATAGGCAAACGTTGCATGTAACCGCAGGGGGGCATACCCAAACGTTGCATGTAACCGCAGGGGGGCATACCCAAACGTTGCATGTAACCGCAGGGGGGC
The window above is part of the Plasmodium cynomolgi strain B DNA, chromosome 11, whole genome shotgun sequence genome. Proteins encoded here:
- a CDS encoding hypothetical protein (putative): MQPSSSVKSRSPGELKCRVRKSRGGEGRRKRKGKELTGGDACGVMVSQVEVAAESSAPVEEAADAAAQVEEVVESLAQVEEVTDAADTADTAGAPAAKHTESVFREHEWMGLILQIIENDNFELAQKLMLLIFEKEEELYKQFADVERSDASTCDDFSPLGGADELSRADEPNREDEPNRVDEPNRVDELSRADELSRADEPNRADEPKNSSVCSTGGAPKQKKDKEVSHYMEQIVHSCPSDWPLLDIAILIIVSQIVCFIFTHNKWKHFFQTCSLFEKFCIPILLNSSIINAEKNGTPILMFEHDFFCKILTTRNGGELSSTANGELSATANGELSATANGELSSTEVKSRCEYLKNDHVGKEMTILDVIFLALASYITVSQNLDEYVERNNVAYYLDLFRKRARKGGVEEERRRRRKRKVSRVSSEMRGGLQTREGHHQSKLSSGETRAGSQRRPSRHSKYTAKKQRFSEPLHQNKRSEEQYLCERTKRRRMTYEKNVKRRLSILRTAKCIPALGKHSMRRRSAYPDAWHGKEIPKGDSENRQEDNKMSKFFLFRNKKIETIVQYHTRSHLEKMLCHIVIEIFNLVYAFGEYSVENVLIIRKFFRVFLNFAQKRFIGLSRIYDNYYNVWIWVERIFSQNFYELNNLLYNVGLEKSSLVGEVNLSANYAKIETISKNVKRFSTLQRRNCSVLRRYWATFGSKEGIAANGERDVVGLVGVVSDGDGDGGRGRTLPRSSLETSMEEAPTGLMSHEWIPNGELDKENLRKHRILCKLEKRDHSKDRLTLHFLNAVECIYHVYHSMEEIPSFLQLKKKKYFSNYMGSSEMENGKGSMGIPFLNGSTNEKCDLERSYSSPSQVMVLLNQYMDGSNKYERGVNAHLGTRTSVEVEDKNDHWIKQLKRRLKIYDIQWHEEYEKQYVNLASSMKKLKKKFTEKKLFCKIMESNVNSIWLDKNQVYLQYIQITINCKFILGCSYDEIFEFIKGNYGFVFNMVEERRRGLAGCRSSSSEGNGRRKFQDDNFLLMAWEIANFYFCILYYKFELKEILQELLKWISIFSELEEGDDRDGDMDMHMHMGRESRVGSLVTYRQRCVSYAAHILIFLNEYTCAQRVLKQFSREFLRNVRQGQRGNGNPLGSAPLGRDPIGSNPLGNDPLGSDPLVCTPLGDNPLEPRCPKQSRPAIVPTCERTALQVHTMNKCYLYDKWINFMIRKYNRLIPFLLKKKNIVKLILFNNKNVKILLKKKKEKVITKKVMSKMQQLQKVVLSLYCLCVKLYKGYYDHASILHFKTAQQLLAASKYLGIHIKERESVTSYFPSEGAHGAEVKMGRTLLNELPYHMASNNFLRADGEGNLFSGCSFGDAMGASPAGGRAASEWASPGLYLRADSTSPHASPHLGRKTDCDEDVQKEGSQKEESQKEGSQNNDDMFYLHALVLSIQIQYTLSVCIIICADLFISPAKLNRLAGGRRANKDPPVVSKSTHPPFVRSLFNCKILRKHYRVINGHDFVKGKDSNYSKRRRRMKKKKKKKREKKEPVSCGGMGLSGHMHMYYVNYVGGGASKGSHSEGFFSSGVELQTDKKVTYGVQDVGRLCDHGEESHVGDSSKDSPTDCCGDNQWSNQPDRDCLSDVVMDKTHDFLEGEWASPPSGWPGGHLIGWPSDRLSGYPNGYPSGYLNGYLSECLPGRYENFKRSILKKRGSNMSVRDGKLKQNGDDCAVRTCGPDPVDTRNAYHILVQISTWLSKNSAAQLAWIGQKLFKMCLPELLCIVLALQANMFMGKNILTNIKRIDRILKLCAESPQLVYFAAESLKNHRSKTNRKTYKNYFSIGKRYKEIFVKRKRDVIDSKEELFQLCRHFLPRDGVDKGGNHDDGESNSSAMLSLKRWLQGGAVKWLHESGEPSGDNRKEEVTWGKFHLSHESVGRRAK
- a CDS encoding hypothetical protein (putative), which produces MVEINEIEFIEEPEYFKLQHGSCFCMVEEEKKRNENFSSEEKKLANSNFTISNAKQKGLYFFNKNLNVFSLSDFLYKIDNENSKDSNDKINIKSQPFEENVLLIENDKTDTQAFLYTDQQNIYVFDYGSEKVKLHCRVDVPVRGLKHIDDHLFLVLSADERVHLMRNKQLYECQEWTDQVNNIDEKNGVFLFTYSNKEVFILKDRQKSNTYDLSKISEEISISYEKCSIMCAKILEAQKNMRTLFLMVLYKYEEELTTIMYDLQIEQDEIKRVTYSTNDFDFQNFETNFIKCIYISEWQTVVAISSESCEAVVYTRNENMTWEGSDAQPMRVDPNMTECDNSSGLKFLSIMEGYKINTRDSETFFLSLFMYSKYEDKIYRKSKIGNVPFLKNPCVFFALQDNHKIAVEYLDKYKLVDNTDFSTNAVQEGDTNECGMKEVTVLPDLKQDVIEVHEHVTSNVFNIFKVKERVTMNRMDTTKGNEEIVETKKESFFDLFRSKVKFSEGKADDDNVKSTDKEVPPGKEVTCVVGQQSSVNIEMDKTCKESPVHSDPHERDRKNQLAKERQHLYRCIRRSTKLYEDENFIVNELPDGFNKLIKNGIYFCEEFLNHFNVHSIERRKESKVGSRKKECYYDKGVDKIVFLRDSVIGEEVDDVRVEDDEEGKKSKKKIPKRNSKNEFYHHFHSEDFDFYKHKKLTNRQCERIIKKIQRRQGFLRDIKGIFFTEEEEGEEEEGKNDEAKRKDQSEKRMLSPHKDEPTKDPFNRDIQIHISNEERSKFYQQLDSYFSKRKLLKVRKEIFNDLKNDQLDSGHIFETVLYNIFKQGGMKHCEAFIYFVLKNLEVQIFSSSFFLLELYFVHLLSPYFKRNRTNALPSCGEKNPPSVKLPSLKCLLGSTNLSGANRLSAHPSYDNKEQASLDSEYSTDDILEDDLLKKIKNEKDFAKKNEYLSKVIPLFNEPTSRESECTSFHLMHAGIHFANRRMCHALSQKLFPILVDSSLNKMDDELGLIKNYLFDVVLSSS